One window from the genome of Amaranthus tricolor cultivar Red isolate AtriRed21 chromosome 9, ASM2621246v1, whole genome shotgun sequence encodes:
- the LOC130824252 gene encoding exonuclease 1, with protein sequence MGIQGLLPQLKSIMSPIHIKELEGCCVAVDTYSWLHKGALSCSTQLCKGLPTSRHIDYCMHRVNMLRHYGVKPILVFDGGDLPMKSEQENKRARSRKDSLSRAIEHESSGNTAGAYECYQKAIDISPAIAYELIQVLKQEGVYYIVAPYEADAQMTFLAITKQVDAVITEDSDLIAFGCPRIIYKMDKYGQGVEYQFHKLQYNKDLNFTGFTIDMIQEMCILSGCDYLSSLPGMGLKRAHSLISKFKTFEKVIKHLRYCCVAVPSLYEESFKKAKLTFRHQRVYDPIKEDIVNLTDVSDNNDGDLDFLGPSVLKLLPQQVVRAIAKGELDPISKLPFQGENAHESPPCCKSYPIKDFKGESTKVKLDLPAQKNVLTNYFCFASLEAKRNFRAPRISPKYTDSGNNSSPLTNQLSDTDAGIENDPSPDSLLGQVVQDEDMSLHNSMAVELSRNENADKDASVDGSLERNPLGQSHHSIHKPCIILRRGHNDDRCSWPVPEKENQLDQHLNVKSPQLQNNSITESDTRKGSNKVNLRSSYFIDKQEDNHPLKTSKKAVIKSSYFKREPKTAGSDIDSSCLVKEMSCINNEICDKILPALASVGNKYDKDLSMKRKGSSHLNPIERVNNKHPRTKTIVEEKSAEPSPSYSPCDQPTEPEKFGCKISHLEHYSDISGKSMEKFVSVVSSFRFTSSGSRASGLRAPLKDVKNISSRSTTATDLGKFSYTPNSAKAKVKVKVKVKAKGA encoded by the exons GCACATCGACTATTGCATGCACAGAGTAAATATGTTGCGTCATTATGGTGTAAAACCAATTCTTGTCTTTGATGGTGGTGATCTGCCAATGAAGAGTGAGCAGGAGAATAAACGTGCACG CTCTAGGAAGGATAGTCTTTCACGTGCTATTGAGCACGAGTCAAGTGGAAATACTGCTGGTGCATATGAATGCTATCAAAAGGCTATTGATATATCTCCAGCAATTGCTTATGAATTAATTCAG GTCTTAAAGCAGGAAGGTGTTTACTATATAGTGGCTCCTTATGAAGCAGATGCACAAATGACGTTTTTGGCGATCACCAAGCAGGTAGACGCAGTAATTACTGAGGACTCTGACCTCATAGCATTTGGTTGTCCAAGA ATTATCTACAAAATGGATAAATATGGACAAGGGGTTGAATATCAGTTCCATAAGCTACAATACAACAAAGATCTTAATTTCACGGGATTTACTATTGATATGATACAAGAAATGTGCATTCTTAGTGGCTGTGACTATTTGTCATCACTTCCTGGTATGGGCTTAAAGAGAGCTCATTCTCTGATTAGCAAGTTCAAAACATTTGAAAAG GTAATCAAACACTTGAGATACTGCTGTGTGGCAGTTCCTTCACTGTATGAAGAGTCATTCAAGAAAGCAAAGTTGACTTTCCGCCATCAAAGAGTTTATGATCCCATTAAAGAGGATATCGTGAATCTAACAGATGTATCAGACAATAATGATGGCGACTTAGATTTCTTAGGCCCAT CAGTTCTTAAATTGCTACCTCAACAAGTAGTTAGAGCCATAGCGAAAGGGGAGCTTGATCCGATCTCTAAACTACCATTTCAG GGTGAGAATGCTCATGAGAGTCCACCGTGTTGTAAGTCTTATCCAATCAAGGATTTTAAAGGTGAAAGCACCAAGGTAAAGCTAGATTTGCCAGCACAGAAGAATGTTCTCACCAACTATTTCT GTTTTGCATCACTAGAAGCAAAGAGAAACTTTAGGGCTCCTCGAATTTCACCGAAATATACGGATTCAGGAAACAACTCTTCTCCTTTGACGAATCAACTTTCTGACACTGATGCTGGTATAGAAAATGATCCATCACCTGATTCTTTGCTTGGTCAAGTGGTACAGGATGAGGATATGTCTCTTCATAATTCT ATGGCAGTTGAGTTATCTCGAAATGAGAATGCTGATAAAGACGCTTCAGTTGATG GAAGTCTAGAACGAAATCCTTTGGGACAATCCCATCATTCAATTCATAAACCTTGCATAATTTTGCGTAGGGGCCATAATGATGATCGTTGTTCATGGCCAGTTCCGGAAAAGGAAAATCAGCTGGACCAGCACTTAAATGTCAAGAGCCCTCAATTACAGAATAATTCAATTACTGAGAGTGATACAAGAAAGGGAAGTAACAAAGTCAATTTAAGAAGCTCTTATTTTATAGATAAGCAAGAAGACAATCATCCACTAAAGACAAGTAAAAAGGCAGTCATTAAAAGTTCTTACTTCAAGCGTGAGCCCAAAACTGCTGGTAGCGATATAGATAGCAGTTGCTTAGTCAAAGAAATGTCGTGTATTaacaatgaaatttgtgataaaATCTTGCCGGCATTGGCTTCTGTTGGCAATAAGTATGACAAAGACTTGTCTATGAAAAGGAAGGGTTCTTCTCATCTTAACCCCATT GAGCGCGTGAATAATAAGCATCCTCGGACAAAGACAATTGTGGAAGAAAAAA GTGCTGAGCCTTCCCCTTCATATTCCCCTTGTGATCAACCAACAGAACCAGAAAAATTTGGGTGCAAGATATCCCATTTGGAACATTACTCTGATATATCAGGGAAGTCGATGGAAAAATTTGTTTCGGTAGTATCGTCATTTAGATTCACCTCGTCAGGTTCTCGTGCTAGTGGACTCCGTGCCCCATTGAAGGATGTCAAGAACATATCCTCTAG GTCAACAACTGCCACTGACTTGggaaaattttcatatacaccaaatagtgcaAAGGCTAAGGTTAAGGTTAAGGTTAAGGTTAAGGCTAAGGGAGCTTAA
- the LOC130823435 gene encoding protein S40-3-like — protein sequence MDFDEFEESEIMFSDYSTDQSVESNGIQSDDVMRWKHCSLKKKSSIAINIPVISSSFRDDEQMVSINSSFDHHDIINMDDEMMKMPPHVIIEKRDNEEVVRSFSPMKGKNLCKVRNSILRMTGFLER from the coding sequence atggattttgatgaatttgaagaATCAGAAATTATGTTTTCAGATTACTCGACGGATCAAAGCGTCGAAAGCAACGGTATCCAAAGCGACGATGTGATGAGATGGAAACATTGTAGTTTAAAAAAGAAATCTTCTATAGCAATCAATATTCCTGTGATCAGCTCTTCATTTCGTGATGATGAACAGATGGTTAGTATTAATTCTTCGTTTGATCATCATGATATCATAAATATGGATGATGAGATGATGAAAATGCCTCCACATGTGATTATTGAAAAAAGAGATAATGAAGAAGTGGTAAGGTCATTTAGTCCTATGAAGGGCAAGAATTTGTGTAAGGTTAGGAACTCTATTCTTAGGATGACTGGTTTTCTTGAgagataa